One genomic window of Actinoplanes lobatus includes the following:
- a CDS encoding thiamine pyrophosphate-binding protein codes for MSDLTVAGLVGETLAKLGADRVFGVVGSGNFHVTNALVAHGARFVATRHEGGAATAADAYARVSGRPGLVTVHQGCGLTNAMTGIAEAAKSRTPMVVLAAEPAATALNSNFRVDQDALARAVGAVPDRVHSAATAVADTARAWRTAVRERRTVVLNLPLDVQAAAAEPADPPPAPAVQPPRASDDAVTALAHLLDRAERPVFIAGRGAVTAGAEVADLAAKCGALLATSAAARGLFAGDDWNLDVSGGFATPVAAELIQAADVVVAWGASLNMWTSRHGSLIAPDTVVVQVDLDEAAFGAHHRIDLGVCGDAGPTAVAVAAALTGHRVSYRTDTVREKLRAGSRWRDVPFDDDGDDTHIDPRTLAIALDDLLPAERVVSVDSGNFMGYPSMFMSVPDHHGFCFTQSFQSIGLGLATALGAALASPGRLPVAACGDGGFLMGIAELDTIRRLGLGMLIVIWNDEAYGAEVHHFGPAGHPISTVVFPDTDLAAIARGHGCAAVTVRGPKDLAPVREWLAGPRDVPMVIDAKVAAGRPSWWLEEAFRGH; via the coding sequence GTGAGCGACCTGACCGTGGCCGGCCTGGTCGGCGAGACGCTCGCGAAACTCGGCGCGGACCGGGTGTTCGGCGTCGTGGGCAGCGGCAACTTCCACGTCACGAACGCGCTCGTCGCGCACGGGGCACGGTTCGTGGCGACCCGGCACGAGGGCGGCGCGGCCACGGCGGCCGACGCGTACGCGCGGGTCAGCGGCCGCCCCGGGCTGGTCACGGTGCATCAGGGCTGCGGGCTGACGAACGCCATGACCGGCATCGCGGAGGCGGCGAAAAGCCGTACCCCGATGGTCGTTCTGGCCGCGGAGCCGGCCGCGACCGCGCTGAACTCGAACTTCCGGGTGGACCAGGACGCGCTGGCCCGCGCGGTCGGCGCGGTCCCGGACCGGGTGCACAGCGCCGCGACCGCGGTCGCCGACACCGCACGGGCCTGGCGGACCGCGGTGCGTGAACGGCGGACCGTGGTGCTCAACCTGCCACTGGACGTGCAGGCCGCCGCCGCCGAGCCGGCCGATCCGCCACCGGCGCCGGCGGTGCAGCCGCCCCGCGCCTCCGACGACGCGGTGACCGCTCTGGCCCATCTGCTGGACCGGGCCGAACGGCCGGTGTTCATCGCCGGCCGGGGCGCGGTCACGGCCGGCGCCGAGGTCGCCGACCTGGCCGCGAAATGCGGCGCGCTGCTCGCCACGTCGGCCGCGGCGCGGGGCCTGTTCGCCGGCGACGACTGGAACCTGGACGTCTCCGGCGGCTTCGCCACCCCGGTGGCGGCCGAGCTGATCCAGGCCGCCGACGTGGTGGTCGCCTGGGGCGCGTCGCTGAACATGTGGACCAGCCGGCACGGTTCGCTGATCGCCCCGGACACCGTAGTGGTGCAGGTGGACCTGGACGAGGCCGCCTTCGGCGCCCATCATCGCATCGATCTCGGTGTCTGCGGTGACGCGGGGCCGACGGCGGTCGCGGTGGCTGCCGCGCTCACCGGCCACCGGGTTTCCTATCGGACCGATACGGTACGGGAGAAGCTGCGCGCCGGCTCACGATGGCGTGACGTGCCGTTCGACGACGACGGCGACGACACCCACATCGACCCGCGGACGCTGGCGATCGCCCTCGACGACCTGCTGCCCGCCGAGCGGGTGGTGTCCGTCGACTCGGGCAACTTCATGGGCTACCCGTCGATGTTCATGTCCGTTCCGGATCATCACGGGTTCTGTTTCACTCAATCGTTCCAGTCGATCGGCCTGGGCCTGGCCACCGCCCTCGGAGCGGCCCTGGCGAGCCCCGGCCGGCTGCCGGTCGCGGCGTGCGGCGACGGCGGTTTCCTGATGGGCATCGCCGAGCTCGACACCATCCGCCGGCTCGGCCTCGGCATGCTCATCGTCATCTGGAACGACGAGGCGTACGGCGCCGAGGTGCACCACTTCGGCCCGGCCGGCCACCCGATCTCCACGGTCGTCTTCCCGGACACCGACCTGGCCGCGATCGCCCGTGGGCACGGCTGCGCGGCGGTCACCGTACGCGGCCCGAAGGATCTCGCCCCGGTCCGCGAGTGGCTGGCCGGCCCACGCGACGTCCCGATGGTCATCGACGCGAAGGTGGCCGCCGGCCGCCCGTCCTGGTGGCTGGAGGAGGCGTTCCGCGGCCACTGA
- a CDS encoding cyclase family protein → MSVLKALLSGLSGGTIEVVDLTAPLSASTPILQLPPPFANTIPFGLEEISRYDDRGPAWYWNDIHTGEHTGTHFDAPIHWVTGRDGDDVSQVPPRRLVAPAVVVDVADRTAKDPDFLLEVRHIREWEAGHGPLPEGGWLLLRTGWDTRSGDQQAFLNADETGPHTPGVSVEAARWLAEESPVIGIGVETVGTDAGAAHSFDPPFPCHSYLLGANKYGLTQLRNLDRLPPTGSVVIAPPLPIVGGSGSPVRVLALIEK, encoded by the coding sequence ATGAGCGTTCTGAAGGCCCTGCTGTCCGGACTCAGCGGCGGCACGATCGAGGTCGTCGATCTCACCGCGCCACTGTCCGCGAGCACCCCGATCCTGCAACTGCCGCCACCGTTCGCGAACACGATCCCCTTCGGACTCGAGGAGATCAGCCGCTACGACGACCGCGGCCCCGCCTGGTACTGGAACGACATCCACACCGGCGAGCACACCGGCACCCATTTCGACGCTCCGATCCACTGGGTGACCGGCCGCGACGGCGACGACGTGTCGCAGGTGCCGCCGCGACGGCTGGTCGCCCCCGCGGTCGTCGTCGACGTCGCCGACCGGACCGCGAAGGACCCGGACTTCCTGCTCGAAGTACGGCACATCCGCGAATGGGAGGCCGGGCACGGGCCACTGCCCGAGGGCGGCTGGCTGCTGCTGCGCACCGGCTGGGACACCCGCTCCGGCGACCAGCAGGCGTTCCTGAACGCCGACGAGACCGGCCCGCACACCCCCGGCGTGTCGGTGGAGGCCGCACGATGGCTGGCCGAGGAGTCGCCGGTGATCGGCATCGGCGTGGAGACGGTCGGCACCGACGCGGGCGCCGCGCACTCGTTCGACCCGCCGTTCCCGTGCCACTCCTACCTGCTGGGGGCGAACAAGTACGGGCTCACCCAGCTGCGCAACCTGGACCGGCTGCCACCGACCGGGTCCGTGGTGATCGCGCCGCCACTGCCGATCGTCGGCGGTTCCGGCAGCCCGGTGCGAGTCCTGGCCCTGATCGAAAAGTGA
- a CDS encoding NAD(P)-dependent oxidoreductase, which produces MVMRIAVFGANGPTGRLLTGQALEKGHQVTAVTRRPDVFPLRHDGLEVFGADVLDPAAVDAAVMRADAVLSTLGVPAGRKPIHTYSRGAANIVAAMRRHGLRRLVVVSSSGVDPHPYSDGGFLFNRVLMPYVTRVLGKTMYDDMRRMEALVRASDVDWTILRPSGLYHLDSATEYAVVEGHADGRFTARVDLAAGMLAMLTDDRYVRATAGIITTVGIPTILQWIRREALASR; this is translated from the coding sequence ATGGTCATGCGTATCGCCGTCTTTGGAGCTAACGGTCCCACCGGTCGTCTCCTCACCGGCCAGGCGCTGGAGAAGGGGCATCAGGTCACCGCGGTCACACGCCGGCCGGACGTGTTCCCCCTGCGCCATGACGGACTCGAGGTGTTCGGTGCCGACGTGCTCGATCCAGCGGCCGTCGACGCCGCGGTGATGCGGGCGGACGCGGTGCTCTCAACGCTCGGGGTACCGGCCGGAAGGAAGCCGATCCACACCTACTCACGTGGGGCGGCCAACATTGTCGCCGCGATGAGGCGGCACGGCTTGCGCAGGCTCGTCGTGGTGAGTTCGAGCGGCGTCGATCCGCACCCGTACTCCGACGGAGGGTTCCTCTTCAACCGCGTGCTGATGCCCTACGTGACACGGGTGCTGGGTAAGACGATGTACGACGACATGCGCCGAATGGAAGCACTGGTCCGCGCCAGCGACGTCGACTGGACGATCCTGCGCCCGAGCGGGCTCTACCACTTGGATTCGGCCACTGAATACGCCGTCGTCGAGGGCCACGCCGATGGCAGGTTCACCGCACGCGTGGACCTGGCGGCGGGCATGCTGGCCATGCTCACCGACGACCGCTACGTCCGCGCCACCGCCGGCATCATCACCACCGTAGGCATTCCCACCATTCTCCAATGGATCAGGCGCGAGGCACTCGCAAGCCGATGA
- a CDS encoding DUF4291 domain-containing protein, which translates to MGRVKHEIRAVYDDSTITVYQAYSPLIAVPAVSAGRFVPPFKRERMTWIKPSFLWMMYRCGWATKPGQEHVLAISITRAGFEWALDNAVLSHYVRDVHPDRVTWQRALKQAPTRVQWDPERDLHLRELPYRSLQLGLGGVAVPRYADEWITGITDVTPLVRRIRGHLDARDVDAATALLPVERLYPYHRDPARM; encoded by the coding sequence CGTGAAACACGAGATCAGAGCGGTGTACGACGACAGCACGATCACCGTCTACCAGGCCTACTCGCCGCTGATCGCCGTGCCGGCCGTCAGCGCGGGACGGTTCGTGCCGCCGTTCAAGCGGGAGCGGATGACCTGGATCAAACCGTCGTTCCTGTGGATGATGTACCGCTGCGGCTGGGCCACCAAACCCGGCCAGGAGCACGTCCTCGCCATCTCGATCACCCGGGCCGGCTTCGAGTGGGCGCTCGACAACGCCGTCCTCAGCCACTACGTGCGCGATGTCCACCCCGACCGGGTCACCTGGCAGCGTGCGCTCAAGCAGGCGCCGACCCGCGTGCAGTGGGACCCGGAACGCGATCTGCACCTGCGTGAGCTGCCCTACCGTTCCCTGCAACTCGGCCTCGGCGGTGTGGCGGTGCCCCGCTACGCCGACGAGTGGATCACCGGGATCACCGACGTGACCCCGCTGGTGCGCCGCATCCGGGGTCACCTCGACGCTCGTGACGTGGACGCGGCGACCGCGCTTCTCCCGGTGGAACGGCTCTACCCGTACCACCGGGATCCGGCCCGGATGTGA
- a CDS encoding helix-turn-helix transcriptional regulator, translating to MLAAFGLDAVAEKVYWQMLAEPHWGVAELVTHLAVPEAELRTALDALFEMTLVRDSIAHPGRLRAVSPEIGLTSALAQQQAELAERQQQVADSQAAIAQMISRLDHPGHSPTATTQILGMDAVQDLLARMARETQFEVLTFMTGGAQSPNALEHARRNDTELLERGVRIRAIGLDSIRNDRATLAHAQFLTDNGAEFRTSAVLPSRMILADRRIAVLPVDPANTRTGVLHLTNPGVITPLLALFQQVWDIATPFGATHEPDRQGLNPQERALLELLSEGHTDESAANQLGVSHRTVRRTMAGLMERLQARSRFEAGLRAVQHGWL from the coding sequence ATGTTGGCAGCCTTCGGGCTCGACGCCGTGGCGGAGAAGGTCTACTGGCAGATGCTTGCCGAACCGCACTGGGGCGTCGCGGAACTGGTGACCCACCTGGCCGTCCCCGAGGCGGAGCTGCGCACCGCCCTGGACGCGCTTTTCGAGATGACATTGGTACGGGACTCGATCGCGCACCCCGGCAGGCTGCGCGCGGTCAGCCCGGAGATCGGCCTCACCTCCGCACTCGCCCAGCAGCAGGCCGAACTCGCCGAACGCCAGCAACAGGTCGCCGACAGCCAGGCGGCCATCGCCCAGATGATCAGCCGCCTCGACCACCCGGGCCACTCCCCCACCGCCACCACGCAGATCCTCGGCATGGACGCGGTCCAGGACCTCCTGGCCCGGATGGCGCGGGAAACCCAGTTCGAGGTGCTCACCTTCATGACCGGCGGCGCACAGTCGCCGAACGCGCTGGAGCACGCCCGCCGCAACGACACCGAACTGCTCGAACGCGGCGTACGCATACGCGCCATCGGCCTCGACAGCATCCGCAACGACCGGGCCACCCTGGCACACGCCCAGTTCCTCACCGACAACGGCGCCGAGTTCCGGACCTCCGCCGTACTGCCGTCCCGGATGATCCTCGCCGACCGGCGCATCGCGGTTCTGCCCGTCGACCCGGCCAACACCCGTACCGGGGTGCTGCACCTGACCAACCCCGGCGTCATCACCCCGCTGCTGGCGCTCTTCCAGCAGGTATGGGACATCGCCACCCCGTTCGGCGCCACCCACGAACCGGACCGGCAGGGCCTGAACCCGCAGGAACGCGCCCTGCTGGAACTGCTGTCGGAGGGACACACCGACGAGTCCGCCGCCAACCAGCTCGGCGTCTCCCACCGCACCGTACGCCGAACCATGGCGGGCCTGATGGAACGCCTCCAGGCCCGCAGCCGCTTCGAAGCCGGACTCCGCGCCGTCCAGCACGGCTGGCTCTAG
- a CDS encoding cysteine hydrolase family protein: protein MDVQEAVVARYPDPGYLPRLAGAIKKARTAGIPVIHIAVGFRPGGPEISTRNRMFGRLAGSPHAGGPNPIHPEIAPADGDVIVTKRRVSAFTGSDLDLVLRAQNIDHLVLTGIATSGVVLSTLREAADRDFELTVLADACLDNDPEVHRVLVEKVFPMQAAVTTVSEWQPETVAAVAA, encoded by the coding sequence ATGGATGTTCAAGAGGCCGTGGTCGCCCGCTACCCCGACCCCGGCTACCTGCCCCGCCTGGCCGGGGCGATCAAGAAAGCCCGTACGGCCGGCATCCCGGTCATCCACATCGCGGTCGGCTTCCGCCCGGGCGGGCCGGAGATCAGCACCCGCAACCGGATGTTCGGCCGGCTCGCCGGCTCACCGCACGCCGGCGGGCCCAACCCGATCCACCCCGAGATCGCCCCCGCCGACGGAGACGTCATCGTCACGAAGCGCCGGGTCAGCGCCTTCACCGGCAGCGACCTCGACCTGGTCCTCCGCGCGCAGAACATCGACCACCTGGTCCTCACCGGGATCGCCACCAGCGGGGTCGTGCTGTCGACCCTGCGCGAGGCCGCCGACCGCGACTTCGAGCTCACGGTCCTGGCCGACGCCTGCCTCGACAACGACCCCGAGGTCCACCGGGTCCTCGTCGAGAAGGTCTTCCCCATGCAGGCCGCCGTCACCACCGTCAGCGAATGGCAGCCCGAGACCGTCGCGGCGGTAGCCGCTTGA
- a CDS encoding maleylpyruvate isomerase N-terminal domain-containing protein, translating to MTTLAGRTIAALRSEHDGLADLVAGLSDGQLTGPSGASAWTVADVLSHLGSGAEITHAGFRAATGEAQAPGPDFNQGVWDRWNAMSPRDQATGSIDANQALVAGLESVPEDRHADLRVRTFLPDPVPFASFAALRLSEVAHHTWDVRAGLDPAATLADGSAEVLAEHLSGGLGFLLGFIGRTKEAPDHAVVEISGTAYRIVIDDSVRLTTETLPATATFTGSLESVLRLLYGRLAPEHTPDGTTVTGNITLDQLRAVFPGF from the coding sequence ATGACGACTCTTGCCGGCCGCACCATCGCGGCCCTGCGCAGTGAGCACGACGGTCTCGCGGATCTGGTTGCGGGGCTGTCCGACGGGCAGCTCACCGGCCCGTCGGGCGCCTCCGCCTGGACGGTCGCCGACGTGCTGTCGCACCTCGGCAGCGGCGCCGAGATCACCCACGCCGGTTTCCGGGCCGCGACCGGTGAGGCCCAGGCGCCCGGCCCCGACTTCAACCAGGGCGTGTGGGACCGCTGGAACGCGATGAGCCCACGGGACCAGGCCACCGGCTCGATCGACGCGAATCAGGCGCTGGTCGCCGGGCTCGAATCAGTGCCCGAGGACCGTCACGCGGACCTGCGGGTCAGAACCTTCCTGCCCGATCCGGTGCCGTTCGCGTCGTTCGCCGCGCTTCGGCTGAGCGAGGTCGCCCACCACACCTGGGACGTACGGGCGGGCCTCGACCCGGCGGCCACCCTCGCCGACGGCTCGGCCGAGGTCCTCGCCGAACACCTCAGCGGCGGCCTGGGCTTCCTGCTCGGCTTCATCGGCCGCACGAAGGAGGCACCCGACCACGCCGTCGTCGAGATCAGCGGCACGGCGTACCGCATCGTCATCGACGACTCGGTGCGGCTCACCACCGAAACCCTGCCCGCCACCGCGACGTTCACCGGCTCGCTGGAGTCCGTGCTGCGGCTGCTCTATGGACGGCTCGCCCCGGAGCACACCCCCGACGGCACCACGGTGACCGGCAACATCACCCTCGACCAACTGCGCGCCGTCTTCCCCGGCTTCTGA
- a CDS encoding alpha/beta hydrolase, which produces MTVTLALLKETDPAAFAEAADAWGRLAEAMDDRLDEFVADSRDLATVWPTGTEAEQRAAALRVEIADTHEPCRKISQALRAHGDAVWQLQGMLGAIVAECAGNGLTVDLTTATVSPAPGSVTDTAQAARMPGLVQGYNEQLRDLAARAAQLDEQTGAAVRACMPAPGGPGAGPEFATCTPLDEINGKTPTEVYDWWQSLSRAQQDQLIRDFPERIGWLDGVPAADRDEANRTALENRKQQVLRQLQLPTLERDALEKELRNIHKVEEALNKLGDKGFLLGVDAGAYDGHGKLVIAVGDPDTARHAGVWVPGLDSTLYGDMDTNLDRMIQMNREADRLTGGRGGDVSTVYWLGYDAPDLDNPSVLLEDRSVAGRDPYLNFMNGLRATHEGDPAHLVAMGHSYGSTVVGEAARTGSLPVDDIVVAGSPGMHVDNASQLHGDSRHVWAGASSTDPVADAKFLGPWDKIMVGAASPVAGVALWGAETAADSTHGDAPTSPGFGANNWVADTGGHTSYWNQGSDSLKNQARILAGMYSQTTLNSGERPEDIR; this is translated from the coding sequence GTGACGGTCACGCTCGCGCTGTTGAAGGAGACCGACCCCGCCGCTTTCGCGGAGGCCGCGGACGCGTGGGGACGGCTGGCCGAGGCGATGGACGACCGGCTGGACGAGTTCGTCGCCGACTCCCGTGACCTGGCGACGGTGTGGCCGACCGGGACGGAGGCCGAGCAGCGGGCGGCGGCGTTGCGGGTGGAGATCGCGGACACCCACGAGCCGTGCCGCAAGATCAGCCAGGCGTTGCGTGCCCATGGTGACGCGGTGTGGCAGTTGCAGGGGATGCTCGGCGCGATCGTCGCGGAATGTGCGGGCAACGGCCTCACCGTCGACCTGACGACCGCGACGGTCTCGCCCGCGCCGGGAAGCGTCACCGACACCGCGCAGGCGGCCCGGATGCCGGGGCTCGTGCAGGGCTACAACGAGCAGTTGCGGGACCTGGCCGCGCGGGCCGCCCAGCTCGACGAGCAGACCGGCGCCGCGGTACGGGCCTGCATGCCGGCGCCGGGTGGGCCCGGCGCCGGGCCGGAGTTCGCCACGTGCACCCCGCTCGACGAGATCAACGGCAAGACCCCCACCGAGGTGTACGACTGGTGGCAGTCGCTGAGCCGGGCGCAGCAGGACCAGCTGATCCGGGATTTCCCGGAGCGGATCGGCTGGCTCGACGGGGTGCCGGCCGCGGACCGCGACGAGGCCAACCGGACCGCCCTGGAGAACCGGAAACAGCAGGTTCTGCGGCAGCTCCAGCTACCCACCCTGGAACGGGACGCGCTGGAGAAGGAGCTGCGCAACATTCACAAGGTCGAAGAGGCGCTGAACAAACTCGGCGACAAGGGCTTCCTGCTCGGTGTCGACGCCGGGGCGTACGACGGGCACGGCAAGCTGGTCATCGCGGTGGGTGACCCGGACACCGCCCGGCACGCCGGGGTGTGGGTGCCCGGTCTGGATTCCACCCTGTACGGCGACATGGACACCAACCTGGATCGGATGATCCAGATGAACCGGGAGGCGGACAGGCTGACCGGTGGGCGGGGCGGCGACGTGTCGACGGTCTACTGGCTGGGCTACGACGCGCCGGATCTGGACAACCCGTCGGTGCTGCTGGAGGACCGGTCGGTGGCCGGCCGTGACCCGTACCTGAACTTCATGAACGGCCTCCGCGCCACCCACGAGGGCGATCCGGCGCACCTGGTGGCGATGGGTCATTCGTACGGGTCGACGGTCGTCGGTGAGGCGGCCAGGACCGGCAGCCTGCCCGTGGACGACATCGTGGTCGCCGGCAGCCCCGGCATGCACGTCGACAACGCGAGCCAGTTGCACGGCGACTCCCGGCACGTGTGGGCGGGCGCGAGCAGCACCGATCCGGTCGCCGACGCGAAGTTCCTGGGCCCCTGGGACAAGATCATGGTCGGGGCGGCGAGCCCCGTCGCGGGTGTGGCGCTCTGGGGTGCCGAGACCGCGGCCGACAGCACCCACGGTGATGCGCCGACGTCGCCCGGGTTCGGCGCCAACAACTGGGTGGCCGACACCGGCGGGCACACCAGCTATTGGAATCAGGGCAGTGACAGCTTGAAGAACCAGGCTCGTATCCTCGCGGGCATGTACAGCCAGACGACGCTCAACAGCGGTGAGCGCCCGGAGGACATTCGTTGA
- a CDS encoding flagellar basal body-associated FliL family protein, with protein MSTGESGNPLSNDDSVIAAYSAGQPVPEIAAQHQISPEAVYEIVHKMATAPANFCSACGAALPAAAGFCPQCGNPVAGVAGPGAAERPVAMWAVLAAGILAILGSFLPWAVISAPIIGTISKSGVDGSDGWVSIVLGALLAAYAAVRLSPRHLPGTVTALAGLVAALLIGLAIVEFVDLRSKADDMRSTMADHDDPLGIGAAISNAVQVKPGLGLWLVAAAGLVGAIALLIAVTGRGGPGKVAGAAGAAVLVAGVLAAAVVTMREQDTTTSPNVVMAASTAKGVVTPVDPPRTIDLADDHYLKLGFAVQFSDDVTTQPDLDAARTAALDTYTGRPIAAVESKDGRAQLKSEFLARLREAYPGTVLDVYYTTFVTQ; from the coding sequence ATGTCGACCGGCGAATCCGGCAACCCACTGAGCAACGACGACTCCGTCATCGCCGCTTACAGTGCGGGTCAGCCCGTTCCCGAAATCGCGGCTCAGCATCAGATCAGCCCCGAGGCCGTGTACGAGATCGTGCACAAGATGGCGACCGCACCGGCCAACTTCTGCTCGGCCTGCGGCGCTGCTCTTCCGGCCGCGGCCGGCTTCTGCCCGCAGTGCGGCAACCCCGTCGCCGGGGTGGCCGGACCCGGCGCCGCCGAGCGGCCGGTCGCCATGTGGGCGGTGCTGGCCGCCGGGATCCTGGCGATCCTCGGCTCATTCCTGCCCTGGGCCGTGATAAGCGCGCCCATCATCGGCACCATCAGCAAATCCGGCGTCGACGGATCGGACGGCTGGGTCTCGATCGTACTCGGCGCGCTACTCGCCGCCTACGCCGCTGTGCGGCTGAGCCCAAGACATCTGCCCGGCACGGTGACCGCGCTGGCCGGCCTCGTCGCCGCCCTGCTCATCGGCCTCGCGATCGTGGAGTTCGTCGACCTGCGGTCGAAGGCCGACGACATGAGGTCCACGATGGCGGATCACGACGACCCGCTCGGCATCGGCGCCGCCATCAGTAACGCGGTGCAGGTCAAACCCGGCCTCGGACTGTGGCTGGTGGCCGCCGCGGGGCTGGTCGGCGCCATCGCCCTGCTCATCGCGGTAACGGGTCGAGGCGGCCCGGGCAAGGTGGCCGGCGCTGCCGGTGCCGCGGTGCTGGTTGCCGGCGTGTTGGCCGCAGCCGTGGTCACGATGAGAGAACAGGACACCACGACCAGCCCGAACGTGGTCATGGCCGCCTCGACGGCCAAGGGCGTCGTGACACCGGTGGACCCGCCGCGGACGATCGATCTCGCCGATGATCACTACCTGAAGCTGGGATTCGCGGTGCAGTTCAGCGACGACGTCACCACCCAGCCCGATCTCGACGCCGCCAGAACCGCCGCCCTCGACACCTATACGGGCCGCCCGATCGCCGCTGTCGAGTCAAAGGACGGCCGGGCTCAGCTCAAGTCCGAGTTTCTGGCCCGGCTGCGGGAGGCCTACCCCGGCACCGTCCTGGACGTGTACTACACCACGTTCGTGACGCAGTGA
- a CDS encoding TetR/AcrR family transcriptional regulator, with protein sequence MSSDSTSAPAGRRRRDAGATKQALLEAAQARFAQVGYESTTLRDVAADVGVNLALIKRYFGSKEGLFKAALAASPRLMNDVPAGRASLAEALSRQLATDSWPEFDKHPVLMLLRASGDEQVTALRREALEGAAQRILDALGTGSSPADRSADGLLRAELLVALGVGVAVLRSAVGLEPLASVSAEELAGPIQGIVDGLMA encoded by the coding sequence ATGTCTTCCGATTCAACGTCCGCGCCGGCCGGGCGGCGGCGACGGGACGCGGGCGCGACGAAACAGGCCCTCCTGGAAGCCGCGCAGGCCCGGTTCGCGCAGGTGGGCTACGAGAGCACGACACTGCGGGACGTCGCCGCCGACGTCGGGGTCAACCTGGCACTGATCAAGCGATACTTCGGCTCCAAGGAGGGCCTGTTCAAGGCCGCCCTGGCCGCGTCACCGCGACTCATGAACGACGTCCCCGCCGGCCGTGCATCCCTCGCCGAGGCCCTCAGCCGGCAACTGGCCACCGACTCCTGGCCCGAGTTCGACAAGCACCCGGTCCTGATGCTGCTGCGCGCGTCCGGCGACGAACAGGTGACCGCGCTGCGCCGCGAGGCCCTGGAGGGCGCCGCGCAGCGCATCCTGGACGCGCTCGGCACCGGGTCCTCGCCGGCCGACCGGAGCGCGGACGGCCTGCTACGGGCGGAATTGCTCGTCGCGCTGGGCGTCGGCGTCGCGGTGCTCCGCTCGGCGGTCGGTCTCGAGCCGCTGGCCAGCGTCTCCGCGGAGGAACTCGCCGGCCCGATCCAGGGCATCGTCGACGGCCTGATGGCCTGA
- a CDS encoding SigE family RNA polymerase sigma factor encodes MNEAPDFAQFVTARYPALVRYGTLLTGDRGHGEDLTQESLVKTYRAWRRLSPEGDPEAYTRTVMARAAWRFGRRLWRGEIPAAAPPDRAAAGDAYARHDTAEAVLAALRALPAGQRVVLVLRYWAGLSEGEIAAQLGCSTGTVKSRASRAIASLRRTDGPLAEAFTHAGTGSVR; translated from the coding sequence GTGAACGAGGCGCCCGACTTCGCGCAGTTCGTCACTGCGCGCTATCCGGCTCTGGTCCGTTACGGCACGCTGCTGACCGGCGACCGCGGCCACGGCGAGGACCTCACCCAGGAGTCGCTGGTGAAGACGTACCGGGCCTGGCGCAGGTTGTCTCCCGAGGGCGACCCGGAGGCGTACACGCGGACGGTGATGGCCCGGGCGGCCTGGCGTTTCGGGCGGCGCCTGTGGCGTGGGGAGATCCCGGCCGCGGCGCCACCCGACCGTGCCGCGGCCGGCGACGCCTATGCCCGCCACGACACCGCCGAGGCGGTGCTGGCCGCCCTGCGCGCGTTGCCGGCCGGGCAGCGGGTCGTGCTGGTTCTGCGCTATTGGGCGGGGCTCTCCGAGGGGGAGATCGCCGCCCAGTTGGGGTGCTCGACGGGCACGGTGAAGAGCCGGGCCAGTCGTGCCATCGCCAGCCTGCGCCGTACGGACGGGCCGCTGGCCGAGGCCTTCACCCACGCCGGGACCGGCTCGGTTCGATAG